A stretch of the Clostridium fungisolvens genome encodes the following:
- a CDS encoding glycoside hydrolase family 95 protein: MARLKLWYTKPAELDNWNEALPIGNGSIGAMVFGGIKSERIQLNEETVWDGGPRDRNNKDALKYLPKIRKLLFEGNIKEAEKLTSLAMAGTPEDSRHYESLGDIFLTFNENTDEVTNYERSLDISNAIAEVKYKQGDVDFRREIFISSVDKVMVMKVSSSKKSYISFTLNLSRERYFDYIDAVSDDTIILKGKSGSEEGIRFCSMVKVEADGGNTYSIGNKIVVENSDEVTILLTARTDYYKDEPVKWCSETIEKAMKKTYSDLKNDHIADYKCLFDRVTLKLDKDEKVDKMPTDQRLIRMQDGKEDLGLISLYFQYGRYLLISSSRPGTLPANLQGVWNKDMIAPWGGRFTININTEMNYWPAETCNLSELHTPLFDHIERMRAPGRITAKKMYDCRGFVCHHNTDIWGDTAPQDLWMPATQWPMGAAWLCLHLWEHYEFTKDYAFLEKAYDTMKESALFFVDFLIENEKGQLVTCPSVSPENTYSLPNGQTGCICIGPSMDSQILFALFSNCINASNILECDYEFRDKLYGLRDRLPKPTIGKYGQIQEWAEDYDELEPGHRHISQLFALHPSNQINLQQTPELAAAAKKTIERRLTYGGGHTGWSRAWIINMWARLEEGDLAYKNIKALLTKSTLPNLLDNHPPFQIDGNFGGSSGIVEMLIQSHGGWIKFLPALPKTWSHGEVKGLCARGGFEVDIMWSHCNLVKATIFSKAGQLCKIYSNDNISVMCNNKSVGSYDKEKSLITFETKVGETYEVIKN, from the coding sequence GTGGCTAGATTGAAATTATGGTATACAAAGCCAGCTGAATTAGACAATTGGAATGAAGCTCTACCAATAGGAAACGGTAGCATAGGAGCTATGGTTTTCGGAGGAATAAAGTCTGAAAGGATTCAGCTTAATGAGGAAACTGTGTGGGATGGTGGACCAAGAGATCGAAATAATAAAGATGCACTTAAATATCTTCCTAAGATAAGAAAGCTTTTATTTGAAGGAAATATTAAAGAAGCAGAGAAATTGACCTCTTTAGCAATGGCTGGAACCCCAGAAGATTCCCGACACTATGAATCCTTAGGTGATATATTTTTAACTTTCAATGAAAACACAGATGAAGTTACTAATTATGAAAGATCTTTAGATATAAGTAATGCCATTGCCGAAGTTAAGTACAAGCAAGGTGACGTTGATTTTAGGAGAGAGATTTTTATTAGCTCAGTAGACAAAGTTATGGTGATGAAAGTCTCTTCAAGTAAGAAAAGTTATATTTCTTTTACTTTGAATCTAAGTAGAGAAAGATATTTTGATTATATAGATGCTGTATCCGATGATACAATAATTTTAAAAGGAAAGAGTGGAAGCGAAGAAGGAATTAGATTTTGCTCCATGGTTAAAGTGGAAGCTGATGGAGGAAATACCTACAGTATAGGAAATAAAATAGTTGTTGAAAATTCAGATGAAGTTACAATATTGCTGACTGCTAGGACTGATTATTATAAAGATGAACCCGTAAAGTGGTGCAGTGAGACCATAGAAAAGGCAATGAAAAAAACTTATAGTGATTTGAAGAATGATCATATTGCCGATTATAAGTGTTTGTTTGATAGAGTAACTTTAAAATTAGATAAAGATGAAAAAGTTGATAAAATGCCTACAGATCAAAGGCTTATTAGGATGCAGGACGGAAAGGAAGATTTGGGATTAATCAGTCTATACTTTCAATATGGAAGGTATTTACTGATAAGTAGCAGTAGGCCTGGAACTTTGCCAGCCAACCTTCAAGGAGTATGGAATAAAGATATGATAGCACCTTGGGGAGGAAGATTTACAATTAATATAAATACTGAAATGAACTATTGGCCAGCAGAAACTTGTAATCTTTCTGAACTCCATACACCACTTTTTGATCATATAGAAAGAATGCGAGCTCCAGGAAGAATAACTGCTAAGAAGATGTATGATTGTAGAGGTTTTGTATGTCATCATAATACTGATATTTGGGGAGATACAGCTCCACAAGACTTATGGATGCCAGCAACGCAGTGGCCAATGGGTGCTGCATGGTTATGTCTTCATCTATGGGAACATTATGAGTTTACGAAAGATTATGCTTTTTTAGAAAAAGCATATGATACCATGAAAGAATCAGCTTTGTTTTTTGTTGACTTTCTAATAGAAAATGAAAAAGGACAATTAGTTACTTGTCCATCTGTATCTCCTGAAAACACTTATAGTTTACCTAACGGACAAACTGGATGTATATGTATAGGTCCTTCTATGGATAGTCAAATTTTATTTGCATTATTTTCTAATTGCATAAATGCTTCAAATATTTTAGAATGCGATTATGAGTTTAGGGATAAATTATATGGATTAAGAGATAGATTGCCTAAACCAACTATAGGAAAATATGGGCAGATTCAAGAATGGGCTGAAGATTACGATGAGTTAGAGCCTGGGCATAGACATATATCACAGCTTTTTGCATTACATCCATCAAATCAAATTAATTTACAACAGACTCCAGAACTTGCAGCTGCAGCAAAGAAAACTATTGAAAGAAGATTAACTTATGGTGGCGGTCATACTGGATGGAGTAGAGCTTGGATAATAAATATGTGGGCACGTTTGGAGGAGGGCGATTTAGCATATAAAAATATAAAGGCTTTATTAACAAAATCTACTTTACCAAATTTATTGGACAATCATCCTCCTTTTCAAATTGACGGAAATTTTGGTGGAAGCTCAGGTATAGTAGAAATGTTAATTCAAAGCCATGGAGGATGGATAAAGTTTCTTCCAGCACTACCTAAAACGTGGAGTCATGGAGAAGTAAAAGGATTATGTGCCCGTGGCGGTTTTGAAGTTGATATTATGTGGAGTCATTGTAATTTAGTTAAAGCGACTATTTTCTCAAAGGCTGGTCAACTATGTAAGATATATTCAAATGATAATATATCAGTAATGTGTAATAACAAGTCTGTTGGAAGCTACGATAAAGAAAAATCTCTCATTACTTTTGAAACAAAAGTGGGAGAGACATATGAAGTTATCAAGAACTAA
- a CDS encoding threonine/serine exporter family protein, with product MSIKMIALAFVGSVFPVILFNIDRKKIIYAGIGGALGWIVYSIVLNKTSSEVLSSFLGALVVNAYSELMARVIKTPASMFYVPGIFPLVPGITAYSTITYLVQSNFTAAQNSGVLMLGIAGAIAFGIMLSSAFFGFISKIYKNYN from the coding sequence ATGTCAATAAAAATGATTGCTTTAGCGTTTGTAGGAAGTGTATTTCCTGTAATACTATTTAACATTGATAGAAAAAAAATCATCTATGCTGGAATAGGGGGAGCCCTTGGTTGGATTGTGTACAGTATTGTTTTAAATAAGACAAGCAGTGAAGTGTTAAGTTCATTTTTGGGAGCTTTAGTGGTAAATGCCTATAGTGAACTGATGGCGCGAGTTATAAAAACTCCCGCTTCCATGTTTTACGTACCTGGTATCTTTCCTTTAGTACCTGGAATTACGGCCTATAGTACTATAACTTACCTTGTTCAAAGCAATTTTACTGCTGCCCAAAATAGTGGAGTACTAATGCTTGGAATTGCAGGAGCTATTGCCTTTGGAATCATGCTATCTTCAGCATTTTTTGGCTTTATATCAAAGATATATAAAAATTACAATTAA
- a CDS encoding threonine/serine ThrE exporter family protein, with protein sequence MTVENVSEIALMAGGILLENGAETHRIEGTVSSICQSYGLNAECLSMSNGILLSTQDSAHRKVTSMKKVCPKQVDLYRIELINSFSRKLKNNKISYEDAIKILESIQDSPTFTFPVRIFASCMTGFVYSLFFNGSLIDGIASIFVCLITYLITEKISNFGISQFFKYYLAGFIIGGTSLLSHILFPSIKENNVITGSIMILLPGVVLTNGIKDVIFGYFSAGIAKFCEALIIITAVSAGVGTALLIGMKGFY encoded by the coding sequence ATGACTGTAGAAAATGTTAGCGAAATTGCTCTTATGGCAGGCGGCATACTATTAGAAAATGGTGCTGAGACGCATAGAATAGAGGGAACTGTTTCATCTATTTGTCAATCCTACGGGTTAAATGCTGAGTGCTTATCAATGTCTAATGGTATATTATTATCAACTCAAGATTCTGCACACAGAAAGGTTACATCAATGAAAAAGGTGTGTCCTAAGCAAGTTGATTTATATAGAATAGAACTAATAAATTCCTTTTCAAGGAAACTTAAAAATAATAAGATATCTTATGAAGATGCAATAAAAATACTGGAATCTATACAGGACTCTCCAACTTTCACTTTCCCTGTCCGTATTTTTGCTTCCTGTATGACGGGATTTGTTTACTCATTGTTTTTTAATGGTTCACTTATTGATGGAATAGCCTCAATATTTGTATGTCTTATCACTTACTTAATTACTGAAAAGATTTCAAACTTTGGTATTTCTCAATTTTTCAAATATTATTTAGCTGGCTTTATTATCGGTGGAACAAGCCTACTCTCACATATACTATTTCCTTCTATAAAAGAAAATAACGTAATAACTGGATCAATTATGATTCTACTTCCTGGGGTAGTTCTCACAAATGGAATTAAGGATGTTATTTTCGGTTATTTTTCTGCTGGTATAGCTAAATTCTGTGAAGCATTAATAATCATAACTGCTGTAAGCGCAGGAGTAGGTACTGCTCTGCTTATAGGTATGAAAGGATTCTATTGA
- a CDS encoding YjjI family glycine radical enzyme: MISKTSDIYDIATSKSLTYQQKLFNLANVAERLLDPREILGYTEEEMKYIEDEMICDLNEGYAIYRPRYIVPDYSVLLEKGCKFLDLKAPTDLDELLDSLLILYVHIPSITSFPVYIGDLDKLMEPFITDEESDYKKIKRFLNHVDKTIVDSFCHADIGPEKTRAGELILRAIVELQNPTPNMSIRYDKDITPRDFALKAAEACLKVSKPSFSNNKKYTEDVGDHRIVSCYNALPNGGGAYTLPRLRLGTIVKGISSLEELLNEKLPKITKAMATMMDKRIKFLVEKSNFFESSFLVKEGFLKRENFSAMFGIVGLADSVNYILNLEGSEERFGASKRGDEIAHSILKLVEKIANEHEAVYCERTDNKYLLHAQVGASLSEEDHNNTPAHRVPVGEEPILPVHIKQAMPFHVYFTSGTGDLFALDQTYLNKLDAVLDIIDGAFAAGGRYLTTYLHNTDLIRVTGYLVKKSEIMKVREGEAVLRDTDILGSGSNTMARVLDRRVRKDGN, translated from the coding sequence ATGATATCTAAGACTAGCGATATTTATGATATAGCAACAAGTAAAAGTTTAACGTACCAACAAAAGCTTTTTAATTTGGCTAATGTAGCAGAAAGACTTTTAGACCCACGAGAAATACTAGGATATACAGAAGAGGAAATGAAATATATAGAGGATGAAATGATTTGTGACCTTAATGAAGGCTATGCAATCTACAGACCAAGATATATTGTTCCTGATTACTCTGTATTACTTGAGAAAGGTTGCAAGTTTTTAGATCTAAAGGCTCCAACTGATTTAGACGAGCTACTTGATAGCTTATTAATATTATATGTTCATATACCATCTATAACTTCCTTCCCTGTATATATAGGAGATTTGGATAAGCTTATGGAACCTTTTATAACAGATGAAGAAAGCGATTATAAAAAGATAAAAAGATTTTTAAATCATGTAGATAAAACAATTGTTGATTCTTTCTGTCATGCTGATATAGGACCAGAAAAAACTAGAGCAGGAGAATTGATTTTAAGAGCTATAGTTGAACTTCAAAATCCAACACCTAATATGTCTATAAGATATGATAAAGATATCACTCCAAGAGACTTTGCATTAAAAGCTGCAGAAGCTTGTTTGAAAGTGTCTAAGCCATCTTTTAGTAACAATAAAAAATATACAGAAGATGTTGGTGACCATAGAATAGTAAGCTGTTATAATGCACTACCAAACGGTGGAGGGGCTTATACTCTTCCAAGACTTAGACTTGGAACTATAGTTAAAGGAATAAGTTCTCTTGAAGAGCTTTTAAATGAAAAGCTTCCAAAAATAACAAAAGCTATGGCAACAATGATGGATAAAAGAATAAAATTTCTAGTTGAAAAATCAAATTTCTTTGAAAGCTCTTTTTTAGTAAAAGAAGGTTTTCTTAAAAGAGAGAATTTTTCTGCAATGTTTGGTATAGTTGGGCTTGCTGATTCTGTTAATTACATTTTAAACCTTGAAGGCTCAGAAGAAAGATTTGGAGCTTCTAAAAGAGGAGACGAAATAGCGCATAGTATATTGAAGCTGGTTGAAAAGATTGCAAATGAACATGAAGCTGTTTACTGTGAAAGAACTGACAACAAATATCTTCTTCATGCACAAGTTGGTGCTAGTTTAAGTGAAGAAGATCACAACAACACACCAGCTCATAGAGTGCCTGTTGGAGAAGAACCAATTCTTCCAGTTCATATAAAACAAGCAATGCCTTTCCATGTTTATTTCACTTCTGGTACTGGTGATTTGTTTGCTTTAGATCAAACATATTTAAATAAACTAGATGCTGTATTAGATATAATTGATGGTGCTTTTGCTGCAGGTGGAAGATACCTAACTACTTATCTTCACAATACTGATTTGATAAGAGTTACTGGTTATCTTGTTAAGAAAAGTGAGATAATGAAAGTACGTGAAGGTGAAGCGGTACTTAGAGACACTGATATCTTAGGTTCTGGTTCAAATACAATGGCACGTGTTCTTGATAGAAGAGTGAGAAAAGATGGAAACTAA